A stretch of the Actinotalea sp. JY-7876 genome encodes the following:
- the kdpA gene encoding potassium-transporting ATPase subunit KdpA, protein MAAWYAVAQALALALVLAGLHRPLGEYMARVYTSGKDLRVERGFYRVLGVDPRAEQTWSQYLRALLAFSLVGLLLLYAMQRLQTVLPYHLGLPPVGEHLAFNTAASFVANTNWQSYSPELTVGYAVQAAGLAVQNVVSAAVGIGVVIALLRGFARRRAGTIGNFWVDLTRGTLRILLPGAAIGAVVLVAGGVVQNWSGFTDVATLAGGVQSVPGGPVASQESIKLLGTNGGGFFNANSAHPFENPTPWTNLVEVVLMLAIPFSLPRTMGRMLGDTRQGHAILAAMATIFAVSLAALTLFEWHATGDAPAAAGGAMEGKELRFGVAGSALFATTSTLTSTGAVNSMHDSYTALGGMMPMLNMMLGEVAPGGVGSGLYGMLVLAIIAVFLGGLMVGRTPEYLGKKIGPREIKLASLYILVTPVLVLTGTALSFVIPGVRADVEATSIWNPGVHGFSEVLYAFTSAANNNGSAFAGLTANTPWFNTALGVAMLLGRFLPILFVLALAGSLAAQDRVPATVGTLPTHRPQFVGLLTGVTVVVTALTYFPALALGPLAEGL, encoded by the coding sequence ATGGCCGCCTGGTACGCCGTCGCCCAGGCGCTCGCGCTCGCGCTGGTGCTGGCCGGGCTCCACCGACCGCTCGGCGAGTACATGGCGCGCGTCTACACGTCCGGCAAGGACCTGCGCGTCGAGCGCGGGTTCTACCGGGTCCTCGGCGTCGACCCGCGGGCCGAGCAGACCTGGTCGCAGTACCTGCGGGCGCTGCTCGCGTTCTCGCTGGTCGGCCTCCTGCTGCTCTACGCCATGCAGCGCCTGCAGACGGTGCTGCCCTACCACCTGGGGCTGCCCCCGGTCGGCGAGCACCTGGCGTTCAACACGGCCGCGTCGTTCGTCGCGAACACCAACTGGCAGTCGTACTCGCCCGAGCTCACCGTCGGGTACGCGGTGCAGGCCGCGGGTCTGGCCGTGCAGAACGTCGTCTCGGCCGCCGTCGGCATCGGCGTCGTCATCGCGCTGCTGCGGGGGTTCGCGCGGCGCAGGGCCGGCACGATCGGCAACTTCTGGGTCGACCTGACGCGCGGCACGCTGCGGATCCTGCTCCCCGGTGCCGCGATCGGCGCCGTGGTCCTCGTCGCCGGCGGCGTGGTGCAGAACTGGTCCGGGTTCACCGACGTCGCGACGCTCGCCGGCGGGGTGCAGTCCGTCCCCGGGGGCCCCGTGGCCTCCCAGGAGTCGATCAAGCTGCTCGGCACGAACGGCGGCGGCTTCTTCAACGCGAACTCGGCGCACCCGTTCGAGAACCCGACGCCCTGGACCAACCTCGTCGAGGTCGTCCTCATGCTCGCGATCCCGTTCTCGCTGCCGCGCACGATGGGGCGGATGCTCGGCGACACCCGCCAGGGGCACGCGATCCTCGCGGCCATGGCGACGATCTTCGCCGTCTCGCTCGCCGCGCTGACGCTGTTCGAGTGGCACGCCACGGGGGACGCCCCGGCGGCCGCGGGCGGCGCGATGGAGGGCAAGGAGCTGCGCTTCGGCGTGGCCGGCTCGGCGCTGTTCGCCACGACGAGCACGCTGACCTCGACCGGCGCCGTGAACTCGATGCACGACTCGTACACCGCGCTCGGCGGCATGATGCCGATGCTCAACATGATGCTCGGGGAGGTCGCCCCGGGCGGCGTCGGCTCGGGGCTGTACGGGATGCTCGTGCTCGCGATCATCGCCGTGTTCCTCGGCGGCCTCATGGTCGGCCGCACGCCCGAGTACCTGGGCAAGAAGATCGGGCCGCGCGAGATCAAGCTCGCCTCGCTGTACATCCTCGTCACGCCGGTCCTCGTGCTCACCGGCACGGCGCTGAGCTTCGTGATCCCCGGGGTGCGGGCCGACGTCGAGGCGACGTCGATCTGGAACCCCGGCGTCCACGGGTTCTCCGAGGTGCTCTACGCGTTCACGTCCGCCGCCAACAACAACGGCTCCGCGTTCGCGGGCCTGACGGCCAACACGCCGTGGTTCAACACGGCGCTCGGCGTGGCGATGCTCCTCGGGCGGTTCCTGCCGATCCTCTTCGTCCTCGCCCTGGCGGGCTCGCTCGCGGCGCAGGACCGCGTGCCCGCCACCGTCGGCACCCTGCCGACCCACCGGCCGCAGTTCGTCGGCCTGCTCACGGGCGTCACGGTCGTCGTGACCGCCCTGACGTACTTCCCCGCACTCGCGCTGGGTCCCCTGGCGGAAGGTCTCTGA
- a CDS encoding potassium-transporting ATPase subunit F produces the protein MIVLDLIAAALAVAAVVYLVWALVKPERF, from the coding sequence GTGATCGTCCTCGACCTCATCGCCGCGGCCCTCGCGGTCGCCGCCGTCGTCTACCTCGTGTGGGCGCTCGTCAAGCCGGAGCGGTTCTGA
- a CDS encoding DMT family transporter produces MTSHASGPTSRPSPRTSRHPALPVVAIGVTVVLWASAFVAIRDVGADVGPGALTLGRLLVGSVALGVPLLLQRQAWPPRAAWPRLVAVGVLWFGVYNLALNAAEQRIDAGTASMLVNVGPVLLAVLAGITLGEGFPRPLLVGSTVGLAGVVVIGVATSTGERADVWGAVLCVVAAVAYAVAVIVQKPLLGRLSALQVTWAACTVGALACLPFAPQLVADLTAAPGPGPLLGVVYLGLFPTAVAFTTWAYALARSDAGRLGSTTYLVPPLAVLLGWLLLGEVPPLLAFAGGALCLLGVWITRRPESSRGRTWRKGAPTRLAA; encoded by the coding sequence GTGACCTCCCACGCCTCGGGCCCGACCTCCCGCCCCTCGCCGCGGACCTCGCGCCACCCGGCCCTGCCCGTGGTCGCGATCGGCGTGACCGTCGTGCTGTGGGCCTCCGCGTTCGTCGCCATCCGCGACGTCGGCGCCGACGTCGGCCCGGGAGCGCTGACCCTCGGCCGGCTCCTCGTGGGGAGCGTCGCCCTCGGCGTGCCCCTGCTCCTCCAGCGCCAGGCGTGGCCGCCCCGCGCCGCGTGGCCCCGCCTGGTCGCCGTCGGCGTGCTCTGGTTCGGGGTCTACAACCTCGCGCTCAACGCGGCCGAGCAGCGCATCGACGCCGGGACCGCGTCGATGCTCGTCAACGTGGGACCCGTGCTCCTGGCGGTCCTCGCCGGGATCACCCTGGGCGAGGGGTTCCCGCGGCCCCTCCTGGTGGGCAGCACGGTGGGACTGGCCGGCGTCGTGGTCATCGGGGTCGCGACGTCGACCGGGGAGCGCGCGGACGTGTGGGGCGCAGTCCTGTGCGTCGTCGCCGCGGTCGCCTACGCCGTCGCCGTCATCGTGCAGAAGCCACTGCTCGGACGGCTCTCGGCGCTGCAGGTGACGTGGGCCGCGTGCACGGTCGGCGCCCTGGCGTGCCTGCCGTTCGCACCGCAGCTGGTCGCGGACCTCACGGCGGCCCCGGGCCCGGGACCGCTCCTGGGCGTGGTGTACCTGGGCCTGTTCCCGACGGCCGTCGCGTTCACCACGTGGGCCTACGCCCTCGCGCGCAGCGACGCGGGCCGCCTCGGCTCCACCACGTACCTCGTCCCCCCGCTCGCGGTGCTGCTCGGCTGGCTGCTGCTGGGCGAGGTGCCGCCGCTGCTCGCGTTCGCCGGTGGGGCGCTGTGCCTGCTGGGCGTGTGGATCACGCGCCGACCCGAGTCATCCCGAGGTCGCACGTGGCGCAAGGGTGCGCCGACTAGACTCGCCGCGTGA